A section of the Symphalangus syndactylus isolate Jambi chromosome 19, NHGRI_mSymSyn1-v2.1_pri, whole genome shotgun sequence genome encodes:
- the RGS1 gene encoding regulator of G-protein signaling 1 isoform X1, whose amino-acid sequence MCAAAISTPKLDKMPGMFFSANPKELKGTTHSLLDNKMQKRRPKTFGMDMKAYLRSMIPHLESGMKSSKSKDVLSTAEVMQWSQSLEKLLANPTGQNVFGSFLKSEFSEENIEFWLACEDYKKTESDLLPCKAEEIYKAFVHSDAAKQINIDFRTRESTAKKIKAPTPTCFDEAQKVIYTLMEKDSYPRFLKSDIYLNLLNDLQANSLK is encoded by the exons ATGTGCGCAGCAGCCATCTCCACTCCAAAGTTAGACAAAATGCCAGGAATGTTCTTCTCTGCtaacccaaaggaattgaaaggaACCACTCATTCACTTCTAGACAACAAAATGCAAAAAAGGAGGCCAAAGACTTT TGGAATGGATATGAAAGCATACCTGAGATCTATGATTCCACATCTGGAATCTGGAATGAAATCTTCCAAGTCCAAGGATGT ACTTTCTACTGCTGAAGTAATgcaatggtctcaatctctggaAAAACTTCTTGCCAACCCAA cTGGTCAAAATGTCTTTGGAAGTTTCCTAAAGTCTGAATTCAGTGAGGAGAATATTGAGTTCTGGCTGGCTTGTGAAGACTATAAGAAAACAGAGTCTGATCTTTTGCCCTGCAAAGCAGAAGAGATATATAAAGCATTTGTGCATTCAGATGCTGCTAAACAA atcAATATTGACTTCCGCACTCGAGAATCTACAGCCAAGAAGATTAAAGCACCAACCCCCACGTGTTTTGATGAAGCACAAAAAGTCATATATACTCTTATGGAAAAGGACTCTTATCCCAGGTTCCTCAAATCAGATATTTACTTAAATCTTCTAAATGACCTGCAGGCTAATAGCCTAAAGTGA
- the RGS1 gene encoding regulator of G-protein signaling 1 isoform X2: protein MCAAAISTPKLDKMPGMFFSANPKELKGTTHSLLDNKMQKRRPKTFGMDMKAYLRSMIPHLESGMKSSKSKDVLSTAEVMQWSQSLEKLLANPTGQNVFGSFLKSEFSEENIEFWLACEDYKKTESDLLPCKAEEIYKAFVHSDAAKQINIDFRTRESTAKKIKAPTPTCFDEAQKVIYTLMEKDSYPRPRRTNDSEWINMKVIQAQS from the exons ATGTGCGCAGCAGCCATCTCCACTCCAAAGTTAGACAAAATGCCAGGAATGTTCTTCTCTGCtaacccaaaggaattgaaaggaACCACTCATTCACTTCTAGACAACAAAATGCAAAAAAGGAGGCCAAAGACTTT TGGAATGGATATGAAAGCATACCTGAGATCTATGATTCCACATCTGGAATCTGGAATGAAATCTTCCAAGTCCAAGGATGT ACTTTCTACTGCTGAAGTAATgcaatggtctcaatctctggaAAAACTTCTTGCCAACCCAA cTGGTCAAAATGTCTTTGGAAGTTTCCTAAAGTCTGAATTCAGTGAGGAGAATATTGAGTTCTGGCTGGCTTGTGAAGACTATAAGAAAACAGAGTCTGATCTTTTGCCCTGCAAAGCAGAAGAGATATATAAAGCATTTGTGCATTCAGATGCTGCTAAACAA atcAATATTGACTTCCGCACTCGAGAATCTACAGCCAAGAAGATTAAAGCACCAACCCCCACGTGTTTTGATGAAGCACAAAAAGTCATATATACTCTTATGGAAAAGGACTCTTATCCCAG GCCAAGAAGAACAAATGACTCAGAATGGATCAACATGAAAGTTATCCAGGCGCAGAGTTGA